From one Cardiocondyla obscurior isolate alpha-2009 linkage group LG06, Cobs3.1, whole genome shotgun sequence genomic stretch:
- the LOC139103377 gene encoding retinaldehyde-binding protein 1 codes for MAFVMITDPPGPEARALAEKELRETEENVKKSIETLKKYLEEDKTLYYSTDDEFLMIFLRPCKFYPESALELMRRVADFKVKHASLLDNLMPSDEKEAFTEHNIVNVLKNRDHKYRRVMVVQCGKGWNPSKVSCDQIFRMFYLIHELAMQEPETQIYGTVVIMDFDGLSMKQVTGLTPSFSMRLLSFIQDAMPLRLKEVHFVKQPFLFNMVWQMFKPFVREKLRKRMFFHGSKMSSLHTHIPPSHLPKNYDGELPEIDYGSIDWYPVMVSNENKVREWNSYGRRK; via the exons ATGGCTTTTGTTATGATAACGGATCCACCTGGTCCCGAAGCTAGGGCTCTCGCCGAGAAGGAACTCAGGGAAACTGAggaaaacgtgaaaaagaGCATCGAAACCCTGAAAAAGTATCTCGAAG aggACAAAACACTTTACTATTCTACCGATGATGAATTTCTCATGATTTTCCTTCGACCCTGTAAATTTTATCCGGAAAGCGCTTTGGAGCTAATGAGACGCGTCGCGGACTTCAAGGTAAAGCATGCGTCCCTGCTGGATAATTTAATGCCGAGCGACGAAAAAGAGGCCTTCACCGAACACAATATCGTTAATGTATTGAAAAACAGAGACCACAAATATCGCAGGGTGATGGTAGTGCAGTGCGGGAAAGGCTGGAACCCGTCGAAAGTCAGCTGCGATCAGATATTTCGTATGTTCTACTTGATACACGAGCTAGCGATGCAGGAACCGGAAACGCAA aTATACGGCACGGTAGTTATAATGGATTTCGACGGCTTGTCCATGAAACAAGTCACGGGACTAACGCCATCCTTCAGCATGAGACTTCTTAGTTTTATTCAAGACGCAATGCCGCTGCGTTTAAAGGAG GTTCATTTCGTGAAGCAaccgtttctttttaatatggTCTGGCAAATGTTCAAACCGTTCGTCCGCGAAAAGTTGAGGAAACGCATGTTCTTCCATGGCTCCAAGATGTCTTCTCTTCACACGCACATTCCACCAAGTCACTTGCCTAAAAACTACGATGGCGAACTGCCAGAAATAGATTACGGCAGTATCGATTGGTATCCAGTAATGGTCTCAAACGAGAATAAAGTTAgag AATGGAATTCTTACGGGCGTCGCAAATGA